One genomic window of Azospirillum sp. TSH100 includes the following:
- the draG gene encoding ADP-ribosyl-[dinitrogen reductase] hydrolase, with product MTDPTIPTPDIRSAEILSSDIRSRALGAYLGLACGDALGATVEFLTKGEIAHQYGVHKHIKGGGWLKLTAGQVTDDTEMSLHLGRAILSGPEWEARRAAEEFAIWLKSVPVDVGDTTRRGIRRFIMHGTLEEPESEYHAGNGAAMRNLPVVLATLGDDAAFERWSVEQSHITHCNELSDSAVIALGRMVRRLVLGGGIVAAREEANALIARHRQFKFEPYRGLSTAFVVDTVQTVFHYYFQTDSVESCVVETVNQGGDADTTGAIAGMLAGATYGVESIPSRWLRKLDRKVHDEICQQTDALLARAPLFRGK from the coding sequence CATTCGTTCCAGGGCGCTCGGCGCCTATCTCGGACTCGCCTGTGGCGATGCGCTGGGGGCTACGGTGGAGTTCCTGACCAAGGGCGAGATCGCCCATCAATATGGCGTTCACAAGCACATCAAGGGCGGCGGCTGGCTGAAGCTGACGGCCGGACAGGTGACCGACGATACGGAGATGTCGCTGCATCTCGGCCGCGCCATCCTGTCGGGGCCGGAGTGGGAGGCCCGCCGCGCCGCCGAGGAGTTCGCCATCTGGCTGAAATCGGTGCCGGTCGATGTCGGCGACACGACGCGCCGCGGCATCCGCCGCTTCATCATGCATGGCACATTGGAGGAGCCGGAGTCGGAGTATCATGCCGGCAACGGGGCGGCGATGCGCAACCTGCCGGTGGTGCTGGCGACGCTGGGCGATGACGCGGCTTTCGAGCGCTGGTCGGTGGAACAGTCGCACATCACCCACTGCAACGAATTGTCCGACTCCGCTGTGATCGCGTTGGGCCGGATGGTGCGGCGGCTGGTGCTGGGCGGCGGCATCGTCGCCGCGCGGGAGGAGGCGAACGCCCTCATCGCCAGGCACCGCCAGTTCAAGTTCGAGCCTTATCGCGGACTGTCCACCGCCTTCGTGGTCGATACGGTGCAGACCGTCTTCCACTATTACTTCCAGACCGATTCGGTCGAATCCTGCGTGGTCGAGACGGTGAACCAGGGTGGTGACGCCGACACCACCGGCGCGATCGCCGGCATGCTGGCCGGCGCCACCTATGGCGTCGAATCCATCCCGTCGCGCTGGCTGCGCAAGCTGGACCGCAAGGTCCATGACGAGATTTGTCAGCAAACCGACGCGCTGCTGGCCCGCGCGCCGCTGTTCCGGGGGAAATGA
- a CDS encoding ArsC/Spx/MgsR family protein: MADVIFFEKPGCGGNARQRALLERAGHRVIARDLLAEPWTPETLRPFFGDRPVADWFNRAAPAVKSGEVVPEAMDEAAALAAMVDRPLLIRRPLMQVGDRRDCGFETGRVDAWIGLGGAAPAEGKMEGCLRPDMSPCSAPKSGGN, translated from the coding sequence ATGGCCGACGTGATCTTCTTTGAAAAGCCCGGCTGCGGTGGCAATGCCCGGCAAAGGGCCCTGCTGGAGCGGGCCGGCCACCGGGTGATCGCCCGCGACCTGCTGGCCGAGCCCTGGACGCCGGAGACCCTCCGGCCCTTCTTCGGCGACCGGCCGGTGGCCGACTGGTTCAACCGCGCCGCGCCGGCGGTGAAGAGCGGCGAGGTGGTGCCGGAAGCGATGGACGAGGCTGCGGCGCTGGCCGCGATGGTCGACCGGCCGCTGCTGATCCGCCGCCCGCTGATGCAGGTCGGCGACCGCCGCGACTGCGGCTTCGAGACCGGCCGGGTGGATGCCTGGATCGGGCTGGGCGGCGCTGCGCCGGCGGAGGGGAAGATGGAGGGCTGCCTGCGACCGGACATGTCGCCCTGTTCCGCCCCGAAATCCGGCGGCAACTGA
- a CDS encoding class II glutamine amidotransferase, protein MCELLGMSANVPTDICFSFAGLMRRGGQTGPHRDGWGIAFYEGKGCRTFHDPAPSAESEIARLVSRYSIKSCTVISHIRRANRGRVSLENTHPFTRELWGRVWTFAHNGQLKGIKDRILTFYEPVGSTDSEHAFCWLLDQIRMQYPEPPKTTGGLMKLIRHLAADLGTLGVFNMLLSDGRYLWCHCATNLAWLTRKAPFGAATLLDADMSVDFSQETTPNDVVTVIATRPLTRDEAWTVMQPGQMAVFRSGALVTR, encoded by the coding sequence ATGTGCGAACTCCTGGGCATGAGCGCCAACGTGCCCACGGACATCTGTTTCAGCTTCGCCGGCCTGATGCGCCGCGGCGGGCAGACCGGCCCGCACCGCGACGGCTGGGGCATCGCCTTCTATGAGGGGAAGGGGTGCCGCACCTTCCACGATCCGGCACCCAGTGCGGAGTCGGAGATCGCCCGGCTGGTCAGCCGCTATTCGATCAAGTCCTGTACGGTGATCTCGCACATCCGCCGCGCCAACCGCGGCCGGGTGTCGCTGGAAAACACCCATCCCTTCACCCGCGAGCTGTGGGGACGGGTGTGGACCTTCGCCCACAACGGCCAGCTGAAGGGGATCAAGGATCGCATCCTCACCTTCTACGAGCCGGTCGGCAGCACCGACAGCGAGCATGCCTTCTGCTGGCTGCTCGACCAGATCCGCATGCAGTATCCGGAGCCGCCGAAGACGACGGGCGGGCTGATGAAGCTGATCCGCCATCTGGCTGCCGATCTGGGCACACTGGGCGTGTTCAACATGCTGCTCAGCGACGGGCGCTATCTGTGGTGCCACTGCGCCACCAACCTTGCCTGGCTGACCCGCAAGGCGCCCTTCGGCGCCGCCACCCTGCTCGATGCCGACATGAGCGTCGATTTCTCCCAGGAGACGACGCCCAACGACGTGGTCACCGTCATCGCCACCCGGCCGCTGACCAGGGACGAAGCCTGGACGGTGATGCAGCCGGGCCAGATGGCGGTTTTCCGCAGCGGGGCGCTGGTGACGCGCTGA
- a CDS encoding FMN-dependent NADH-azoreductase: MTKILHVDSSPLGTASVTRQLTASIIEALVKADPVASVVTRDVAANPPAHLDGELLQVVKLGVVEGLSPRQSEELALTNALVDEFLAADVVVVGAPMYNFSVPSQLKAWIDRLAQAGRTFRYTEKGPQGLAGGKRVIVASGRGGVYSTNPALAGLDHQEAYLRTVFGFFGITDVTFIRAEGVGMGPEAKDKALAGAAKEIEGLLAAA; encoded by the coding sequence ATGACCAAGATCCTGCATGTCGACTCCAGCCCGCTCGGCACCGCCTCCGTCACCCGCCAGCTGACCGCCTCCATCATCGAGGCTCTGGTGAAGGCCGATCCGGTGGCCAGCGTCGTCACCCGTGACGTCGCCGCCAACCCGCCGGCCCATCTGGATGGCGAGCTGCTCCAGGTCGTCAAGCTCGGCGTCGTCGAGGGTCTGAGCCCGCGTCAGAGCGAAGAGCTGGCCCTGACCAACGCCCTGGTCGACGAGTTCCTGGCCGCCGACGTCGTCGTGGTCGGCGCGCCGATGTACAACTTCTCCGTCCCGAGCCAGCTGAAGGCCTGGATCGACCGCCTCGCCCAGGCCGGCCGTACCTTCCGCTACACCGAGAAGGGCCCGCAGGGTCTGGCCGGCGGCAAGCGCGTGATCGTGGCTTCGGGCCGTGGCGGCGTCTATTCGACCAACCCGGCGCTGGCCGGCCTGGACCACCAGGAAGCCTATCTGCGCACCGTGTTCGGCTTCTTCGGCATCACCGATGTGACCTTCATCCGCGCCGAGGGCGTCGGCATGGGGCCGGAGGCCAAGGACAAGGCGCTGGCCGGCGCGGCGAAGGAAATCGAGGGGCTGCTGGCGGCTGCTTGA
- a CDS encoding AMP nucleosidase, with the protein MTDKAPLQPGSAGRFTDAKAALACVRDIYERNTAYLRDRFSAYTQGEEEGGRNRAYYPYVRMTAVSGVAVDTRLSYGFVEGVGVHSTTVTRPDLFERYLLEQFTLLLRNHGVPLEVGVSEETIPIHFAFPNGMYVEGDLPPDRLTKLPDLFDLPDLARMDDTIVNGTFDGGPDAVKPLALFTAPRVDFSLHRLRHYTATAPEHFQNFVLFTNYQFYVDEFIRLSREIMEPTGDADLAAYRAQYDSFVEPGDIVTTNQNRGGFAEVPAGKLARMPQMPAYHLKRPDGNGITLVNIGVGPSNAKTITDHIAVLRPHAWLMLGHCAGLRHTQRLGDYVLAHGYVREDHVLDADLPLWVPVPALAEVQRALETAVERVTGLSGFDLKGIMRTGTVATIDNRNWELRDHREPLMRFSQSRAIALDMESATIAANGFRFRVPYGTLLCVSDKPMHGQLKLPGMADRFYRERVDQHLKIGVLAMELLREHGMETLHSRKLRSLAEVAFQ; encoded by the coding sequence ATGACTGATAAAGCCCCGCTCCAGCCCGGGTCGGCCGGGCGCTTCACCGATGCCAAAGCCGCGCTGGCCTGTGTGCGCGACATTTACGAACGCAACACGGCCTACCTGCGCGACCGTTTCTCCGCCTACACCCAGGGCGAGGAGGAAGGCGGGCGGAACCGGGCCTATTATCCCTATGTGCGGATGACCGCAGTGTCCGGGGTGGCGGTCGATACCCGGCTGTCATACGGCTTCGTCGAGGGGGTCGGCGTCCATTCGACCACGGTGACACGGCCCGATCTGTTCGAGCGCTATCTGCTGGAACAGTTCACGCTTTTGCTGCGCAACCACGGCGTCCCGCTGGAGGTCGGCGTCAGCGAGGAGACGATCCCGATCCACTTCGCCTTTCCGAACGGCATGTATGTCGAAGGCGACCTGCCGCCGGACCGACTGACCAAGCTGCCGGACCTGTTCGACCTGCCCGATCTGGCGCGGATGGACGACACCATCGTCAACGGCACCTTCGACGGCGGGCCGGACGCGGTGAAGCCGCTGGCCCTGTTCACGGCTCCTCGGGTGGACTTCTCGCTGCACCGGCTGCGCCACTACACCGCGACGGCGCCGGAGCATTTCCAGAACTTCGTCCTGTTCACCAACTACCAGTTCTATGTCGACGAGTTCATCCGGCTGTCGCGCGAGATCATGGAGCCGACCGGCGATGCCGATCTGGCGGCCTACCGGGCGCAGTATGACAGTTTCGTCGAGCCCGGCGACATCGTCACCACCAACCAGAATCGGGGCGGTTTCGCCGAAGTTCCTGCGGGCAAGCTGGCACGCATGCCGCAGATGCCGGCCTACCACCTGAAACGGCCGGACGGCAACGGCATCACGCTGGTGAACATCGGCGTCGGCCCGTCCAACGCCAAGACGATCACCGACCACATCGCGGTGCTCCGACCGCATGCGTGGCTGATGCTGGGCCATTGCGCCGGCCTGCGGCATACCCAGCGGCTGGGCGACTATGTGCTGGCCCACGGCTATGTCCGCGAGGACCATGTGCTGGACGCCGATCTGCCGCTGTGGGTGCCGGTGCCGGCGCTGGCCGAGGTGCAGCGGGCGCTGGAAACGGCGGTGGAACGGGTGACCGGGCTGTCGGGTTTCGACCTGAAGGGGATCATGCGCACCGGCACGGTGGCGACCATCGACAACCGGAACTGGGAACTGCGCGACCACCGCGAACCGCTGATGCGCTTCAGCCAGAGCCGCGCCATCGCGCTGGACATGGAAAGCGCAACGATCGCCGCGAACGGTTTCCGCTTCCGCGTGCCGTACGGGACGTTGCTGTGCGTGTCGGACAAGCCGATGCATGGGCAGCTGAAGCTGCCGGGCATGGCGGACCGCTTCTATCGCGAGCGGGTCGACCAGCATCTGAAGATCGGCGTGCTGGCGATGGAGTTGCTGCGCGAGCACGGGATGGAGACGCTGCACTCCCGCAAGCTGCGCAGTCTGGCGGAAGTGGCGTTCCAGTAA
- the ftsY gene encoding signal recognition particle-docking protein FtsY, with protein sequence MIFRWFGRKKPEETAPQDEAAKDQPVTQESATPAPEPEPERTTEPPAPPPEPGAEPEPESAPAPPIPIALTPAIPPAVAEPVEPPPVAIPVPVAATAAPADVAAAEEAPPTKKGWFAKLKEGLSKSSSKLTDGITSIFTKRKLDDEALEELEELLITADLGPATAAKVTAELARTRFGKEVSPEEVKATLAAEVSKIVTPVAKPLVLDPALKPHVILVVGVNGTGKTTTIGKLARQFKAEGRSVMLAAGDTFRAAAVSQLKIWGERTGCPVVARDTGADAAGLAYDALERAKAEGVDVLLIDTAGRLQNKTGLMEELRKIVRVIKKLDETAPHTTLLTLDATTGQNAHSQVEIFRDMVNVNGLILTKLDGSARGGVLVSLAEKFRIPVHAIGVGEGVYDLRPFDADAFAKSLMGLGAD encoded by the coding sequence ATGATTTTCCGCTGGTTCGGCCGCAAGAAGCCCGAAGAGACCGCTCCGCAGGACGAGGCGGCGAAGGACCAACCGGTCACCCAGGAGTCCGCCACCCCCGCGCCGGAACCGGAGCCGGAAAGGACGACGGAACCGCCGGCCCCTCCGCCCGAGCCGGGAGCCGAGCCGGAGCCCGAATCGGCACCCGCTCCGCCGATTCCCATCGCGCTGACTCCGGCCATCCCACCCGCCGTTGCCGAACCGGTCGAGCCGCCGCCTGTTGCCATCCCGGTGCCAGTCGCCGCGACTGCCGCCCCGGCGGACGTTGCCGCCGCCGAAGAAGCGCCGCCGACCAAGAAAGGCTGGTTCGCCAAGCTCAAGGAAGGGCTGTCGAAGTCCTCCTCAAAACTGACCGACGGCATCACCAGCATCTTCACCAAGCGCAAGCTGGACGACGAGGCGCTGGAGGAGCTGGAAGAGCTGCTGATCACCGCCGACCTCGGCCCGGCCACCGCGGCCAAGGTCACGGCGGAACTGGCGCGCACCCGCTTCGGCAAGGAGGTCTCGCCGGAGGAGGTCAAGGCGACGCTCGCCGCCGAGGTGTCGAAGATCGTCACGCCGGTCGCCAAGCCGCTGGTGCTGGACCCGGCGCTGAAGCCGCATGTCATCCTGGTCGTCGGCGTCAACGGCACCGGCAAGACCACCACCATCGGCAAGCTGGCCCGCCAGTTCAAGGCGGAAGGCAGGAGCGTGATGCTGGCCGCCGGCGACACTTTCCGCGCCGCCGCGGTCAGCCAGCTGAAGATCTGGGGCGAGCGCACCGGCTGCCCGGTCGTCGCCCGCGACACCGGGGCGGACGCCGCTGGTCTGGCCTATGACGCGCTGGAACGCGCCAAGGCCGAAGGCGTCGACGTCCTGCTGATCGACACCGCCGGCCGGCTTCAGAACAAGACCGGGCTGATGGAGGAACTGCGCAAGATCGTCCGCGTCATCAAGAAGCTGGACGAGACGGCGCCGCACACCACCCTGCTGACGCTGGACGCCACCACCGGCCAGAACGCGCACAGCCAGGTGGAGATCTTCCGCGACATGGTCAACGTCAACGGCCTGATCCTCACCAAGCTGGACGGCTCCGCCCGCGGCGGCGTTCTGGTCTCGCTGGCCGAGAAGTTCAGGATCCCGGTCCACGCCATCGGCGTCGGCGAGGGCGTCTACGACCTGCGCCCGTTCGATGCCGATGCCTTCGCCAAGTCGCTGATGGGGCTGGGCGCCGACTGA
- the mtaB gene encoding tRNA (N(6)-L-threonylcarbamoyladenosine(37)-C(2))-methylthiotransferase MtaB — protein MSDSADSTTQTGPEIVTFGCRLNTYESEVMRNHVRSAGLDDVVIVNTCAVTSEAERQARQTIRKLRRERPDARIVVTGCAAQIDPQRFAAMPEVDQVLGNQEKLQPESWGLPPAEKVLVNDIMSVKETAGHLIGGFEDRARAFVQVQQGCDHRCTFCIIPYGRGPSRSVPIGGIVEQVQALVKAGYNEVVLSGVDITSYGPDLPGSPSLGQMVRRLLALVPDLPRLRLSSIDCIEMDDDLWRLIENEPRLMPHLHLSLQAGDDMVLKRMKRRHGRADSIAFCERVRSIRPDVVFGADFIAGFPTETEEMFENTMRLVEECGLTWLHVFPYSPRPGTPAARMPQVDGAIRKERAARLRAVGEAAEARTLASLVGRTATVLVEKDDLGRTEHFAAIRLGQPFPPGSLVPAAITGLKDGVLTGTPL, from the coding sequence ATGAGCGACAGCGCGGACAGCACGACGCAGACCGGCCCCGAGATCGTCACCTTCGGCTGCCGCCTGAACACCTACGAGTCCGAGGTGATGCGCAACCATGTGCGCAGCGCCGGGCTGGACGACGTCGTGATCGTCAACACCTGCGCCGTCACGTCGGAAGCCGAGCGGCAGGCGCGGCAGACCATCCGCAAGCTGCGGCGCGAGCGGCCGGACGCCCGCATCGTCGTCACCGGCTGCGCCGCCCAGATCGACCCGCAGCGCTTCGCGGCGATGCCGGAGGTCGATCAGGTCCTGGGCAACCAGGAAAAGCTCCAGCCGGAAAGCTGGGGGCTGCCGCCGGCCGAGAAGGTGCTGGTCAACGACATCATGTCGGTGAAGGAGACCGCCGGTCACCTGATCGGCGGCTTCGAGGACCGCGCCCGCGCCTTCGTCCAGGTGCAGCAGGGCTGCGACCACCGCTGCACCTTCTGCATCATCCCCTATGGCCGCGGCCCCTCGCGCTCCGTCCCCATCGGCGGCATCGTCGAGCAGGTGCAGGCGCTGGTGAAGGCCGGCTACAACGAGGTGGTGCTGTCGGGCGTCGACATCACCAGCTACGGCCCCGACCTGCCGGGCTCGCCGTCGCTGGGGCAGATGGTGCGCCGGCTGCTGGCGCTGGTGCCGGATCTGCCGCGGCTGCGCCTGTCCTCCATCGACTGCATCGAGATGGACGACGACCTCTGGCGCCTGATCGAGAACGAGCCGCGCCTGATGCCGCACCTGCACCTGTCGCTCCAGGCCGGCGACGACATGGTGCTGAAGCGGATGAAGCGCCGCCATGGCCGCGCCGATTCCATCGCGTTCTGCGAGCGGGTGCGCTCGATCCGCCCCGACGTGGTGTTCGGCGCCGATTTCATCGCCGGTTTCCCGACGGAGACCGAGGAGATGTTCGAGAACACCATGCGGCTGGTGGAGGAGTGCGGCCTGACCTGGCTGCATGTCTTCCCCTACAGCCCGCGCCCCGGCACGCCGGCCGCCCGCATGCCACAGGTTGATGGCGCCATCCGCAAGGAGCGCGCCGCCCGGCTGCGCGCCGTCGGCGAAGCGGCGGAGGCCCGTACGCTGGCGAGCCTCGTCGGCCGCACCGCGACGGTGCTGGTGGAAAAGGACGATCTGGGCCGCACCGAGCATTTCGCCGCGATCCGCCTGGGCCAGCCCTTCCCGCCCGGCTCGCTGGTGCCCGCCGCCATCACCGGCCTCAAGGACGGCGTGCTGACCGGCACCCCGCTCTGA
- the dapF gene encoding diaminopimelate epimerase, producing MTREFLKMHGLGNDFVVIDARSEPYRPSDAEVRAIADRRTGVGCDQFIVLEKTDAPGVDAFMRIRNADGSEAAACGNASRCVGWLLMEQSGRDHASFQTAADLLRATRADNGRITVDMGAPRLDWAAIPLAAPADTLRVETVEHGGFAAPVAVNMGNPHAVFFVDDAEAVPLDEVGPVFENHPAFPERANIEFAQVLSPTAIRMRVWERGAGITQACGSGSCATLVAAVRRGLTGRKADIILDGGTLTIEWTEDNRVLMTGPIALSFSGRLSADLVSV from the coding sequence ATGACCCGCGAATTCCTGAAGATGCACGGCCTCGGCAACGACTTCGTCGTGATCGACGCCCGTTCCGAACCTTACCGCCCGTCGGATGCGGAGGTGCGCGCCATCGCCGACCGCCGGACCGGCGTTGGGTGCGACCAGTTCATCGTGCTGGAGAAGACCGACGCGCCGGGCGTCGATGCCTTCATGCGCATCCGTAACGCCGATGGCAGCGAGGCGGCAGCCTGCGGCAACGCGTCGCGCTGCGTCGGCTGGTTGCTGATGGAGCAGAGCGGGCGCGACCATGCCAGCTTCCAGACCGCCGCGGATCTGCTGCGCGCCACCCGGGCCGACAACGGCCGGATCACCGTCGACATGGGCGCTCCCCGCCTCGACTGGGCTGCGATCCCGCTGGCCGCTCCGGCCGACACGCTGCGGGTGGAGACGGTCGAGCATGGCGGCTTCGCCGCGCCCGTCGCGGTGAACATGGGCAATCCGCACGCCGTCTTCTTCGTCGACGATGCCGAGGCGGTGCCGCTGGACGAGGTAGGTCCGGTTTTCGAGAACCACCCGGCCTTCCCTGAGCGCGCCAACATCGAGTTCGCCCAGGTGCTGTCGCCCACCGCCATCCGCATGCGGGTGTGGGAGCGGGGAGCCGGCATCACCCAGGCCTGCGGCTCGGGATCCTGCGCCACGCTGGTCGCCGCCGTGCGCCGCGGCCTGACCGGCCGGAAGGCCGACATCATCCTCGACGGCGGCACGCTGACCATCGAGTGGACCGAGGACAACCGCGTCCTGATGACCGGCCCGATAGCACTGAGCTTCAGCGGGCGGCTTTCCGCTGATCTGGTTTCAGTATGA
- a CDS encoding GtrA family protein: MASVSSLLDSRLGRLGVQFAKFGIVGVIGLVVDTAVLYAGLALGLQFFAARVPSFFAAATATWALNRAFTFRGAVNEPLHRQWAKFIAANAIGGVVNYGVSVGLESGVQTVAEHPFLAVAAGSIAGMFFNFAASKHLVFKGA, translated from the coding sequence ATGGCATCGGTTTCGAGCCTCCTGGACAGCCGGCTCGGCCGGCTGGGGGTACAGTTCGCCAAGTTCGGCATCGTCGGCGTCATCGGGCTGGTGGTCGACACCGCCGTGCTCTATGCCGGCCTTGCGCTGGGCCTGCAATTCTTCGCCGCCCGCGTGCCGTCCTTCTTCGCGGCGGCGACGGCGACCTGGGCGTTGAACCGCGCCTTCACCTTCCGCGGTGCTGTGAACGAGCCACTGCATCGGCAGTGGGCCAAGTTCATCGCCGCCAACGCCATCGGCGGCGTGGTGAATTACGGCGTTTCGGTCGGACTGGAATCGGGTGTCCAGACGGTCGCCGAGCATCCGTTCCTGGCGGTGGCCGCAGGCTCCATCGCCGGCATGTTCTTCAACTTCGCCGCGTCGAAGCATCTGGTGTTCAAAGGAGCATAG
- a CDS encoding glycosyltransferase family 2 protein, protein MTVSTIDRPALTPAADASGTPSVAAEAGPAPTIAVLIPCYNEEAAIGKVVQDFRAALPDAVVYVYDNNSKDRTVEVAQAAGAVVRREPLQGKGNVMRRMFADIEADVYVLVDGDDTYHAPSAPELVKRLWDEQLDMVNGARVTEIVAAYRPGHRFGNLVLTGMVAKIFGSRIGDMLSGYRVFSRRFVKSFPALASGFETETELTVHALELRMPIAEVKTPYKDRPPGSHSKLNTIRDGIRILRTIIILVKEERPLPFFSAAFGLLALLSVILGVPVIATYFQTGLVPRFPTALLATGLMLLAFLSLTCGLILDTVTHGRREAKRMSYLSLRAPGNHRPLAADRGAGTCEDGRR, encoded by the coding sequence ATGACCGTATCCACCATCGACCGCCCCGCCCTCACCCCGGCTGCCGACGCTTCCGGAACGCCGTCGGTGGCGGCGGAGGCCGGCCCGGCCCCAACCATCGCGGTGCTGATCCCCTGCTACAACGAGGAGGCGGCGATCGGCAAGGTGGTGCAGGACTTCCGTGCGGCCCTGCCGGACGCCGTCGTCTATGTCTACGACAACAACTCGAAGGACCGGACGGTGGAGGTCGCGCAAGCCGCGGGCGCCGTGGTCCGCCGCGAGCCGTTGCAGGGCAAGGGCAACGTCATGCGCCGCATGTTCGCCGACATCGAGGCGGACGTCTATGTGCTGGTCGACGGCGACGACACCTATCATGCCCCCAGCGCGCCGGAACTGGTGAAGCGCCTGTGGGACGAGCAGCTGGACATGGTCAACGGCGCGCGGGTGACGGAGATCGTCGCCGCCTACCGCCCCGGCCACCGCTTCGGCAACCTCGTGCTGACCGGCATGGTCGCCAAGATCTTCGGCAGCCGCATCGGCGACATGCTGTCGGGCTACCGGGTGTTCTCCCGCCGCTTCGTGAAGTCCTTCCCGGCGCTGGCCAGCGGTTTCGAGACAGAAACGGAGCTGACCGTCCATGCGCTGGAGCTGCGCATGCCGATCGCCGAGGTCAAGACCCCCTACAAGGACCGTCCGCCCGGGTCGCACAGCAAGCTGAACACCATCCGCGACGGCATCCGCATCCTGCGCACCATCATCATCCTGGTGAAGGAGGAGCGGCCGCTGCCCTTCTTCTCCGCGGCCTTCGGGCTGCTGGCCCTGCTGTCGGTGATCCTGGGCGTACCGGTGATCGCCACCTATTTCCAGACCGGGCTGGTGCCCCGCTTCCCCACCGCCCTGCTCGCCACCGGGCTGATGCTGCTGGCCTTCCTCAGCCTGACCTGCGGTCTGATCCTCGACACCGTCACCCATGGCCGCCGCGAGGCCAAGCGCATGAGCTACCTGTCGCTGCGTGCGCCGGGCAACCACCGGCCGCTGGCAGCGGATCGCGGGGCCGGCACCTGCGAGGACGGGCGCCGGTGA
- a CDS encoding LysR substrate-binding domain-containing protein, with protein MADRPNTSLPPLNALRAFVAAARHGSFRAAAEELCVTTGAVSRQVCLLEEWLGLDLFDRSRRQVRLTLVGARYFVRVAELFDQLATATGSLREAGDGRVLHLDCIPTFAMHWLLPRLPAFKAAFPDVELSLFTAPDRIDLSRPLDYAIRRDPGHFAGLTPHPLMAERSAPVCSPRLLAELDGAAMPDGLAGHTVIAIRARPDLWPHWCAANRIGADRLRNRLEVDHTYVAIQAAEDGLGIALVPLLFIERQLADGRLVPVPGCPAAETGRYFLLEHRHRDHVALPGLADWLRGQDGPAISG; from the coding sequence ATGGCCGACCGACCGAACACTTCGCTTCCCCCGCTCAATGCGCTGCGCGCCTTCGTCGCCGCTGCCCGCCACGGCAGCTTCCGCGCCGCCGCCGAGGAGCTGTGCGTCACCACCGGGGCGGTCAGCCGGCAGGTGTGCCTGCTGGAGGAGTGGCTGGGGCTGGACCTGTTCGACCGCTCGCGGCGGCAGGTGCGTCTAACCCTGGTCGGCGCGCGCTATTTCGTTCGGGTGGCCGAGCTGTTCGACCAGCTGGCGACGGCCACCGGCAGCCTGCGCGAGGCCGGCGACGGGCGTGTCCTGCACCTGGACTGCATCCCGACCTTCGCCATGCATTGGCTGCTGCCGCGCCTGCCCGCCTTCAAGGCGGCCTTCCCCGATGTCGAGCTGTCGCTGTTCACCGCCCCCGACCGCATCGACCTGTCGCGCCCGCTCGATTACGCCATCCGCCGCGATCCCGGACATTTCGCCGGACTCACGCCTCATCCGCTGATGGCGGAGCGGTCGGCGCCGGTATGCAGCCCGCGGCTGCTGGCGGAGCTGGATGGCGCCGCGATGCCGGACGGGCTGGCCGGCCACACCGTCATCGCCATTCGGGCGCGGCCGGACCTGTGGCCGCACTGGTGCGCCGCCAACCGCATCGGAGCCGACCGGCTGCGCAACCGGCTGGAGGTCGACCATACCTATGTCGCCATCCAGGCGGCGGAGGATGGTCTGGGAATAGCCCTGGTACCGCTGCTGTTCATCGAGCGGCAGTTGGCTGACGGGAGGCTGGTGCCGGTCCCCGGCTGTCCGGCAGCGGAGACCGGTCGCTATTTCCTGCTGGAGCACCGCCACCGCGACCATGTCGCCCTGCCCGGTCTGGCCGACTGGCTACGCGGGCAGGACGGCCCGGCAATTTCGGGCTGA